From a region of the Impatiens glandulifera chromosome 4, dImpGla2.1, whole genome shotgun sequence genome:
- the LOC124935498 gene encoding NAC domain-containing protein 83-like, translated as MESVKNGALMRLPIGFKFEPTNEELILHYLRNKVMSHPLPSLIIPEFEICKSDPWDLPGDSEKEKYFFSVNEAIYPNGDIPSLSFGYWKATGIDRQIVASEGNEVILGMMKIFVYYRGMFPNGFETDWFMHQYRMPASATADGSAVNPKKKIKLSKNSGNAAAAMDKNWVLSKIFRRKEAKMRFFFDLNVDPSSSDSSEITVESPPTHEPDHQEESSCSNKP; from the exons ATGGAGAGTGTCAAGAATGGTGCCTTAATGAGACTTCCAATTGGTTTTAAGTTCGAACCGACCAATGAAGAGCTCATTCTTCATTACCTGCGCAATAAGGTCATGTCCCACCCATTGCCCTCTCTCATTATACCTGAATTCGAAATCTGTAAATCGGATCCATGGGATTTGCCAG GTGATTCTGAGAAAGAGAAATACTTCTTCAGCGTCAATGAAGCCATTTACCCAAATGGGGACATCCCCAGCCTCTCCTTCGGCTACTGGAAGGCCACCGGAATCGACAGACAAATCGTGGCTTCAGAGGGAAATGAAGTAATTCTGGGTATGATGAAAATCTTTGTCTATTACAGAGGCATGTTTCCAAACGGTTTCGAGACCGATTGGTTCATGCACCAATATCGCATGCCTGCTTCCGCAACCGCTGACGGTTCAGCCGTCAATCCCAAGAAAAAGATCAAACTTTCGAAG AACTCGGGCAATGCTGCGGCCGCCATGGACAAGAACTGGGTTTTGAGCAAGATTTTTCGAAGGAAGGAGGCGAAGATGAGGTTCTTCTTCGATCTGAACGTTGATCCTTCCTCTTCCGATTCGAGTGAGATTACGGTGGAAAGCCCTCCTACCCATGAACCAGATCATCAAGAGGAAAGCAGCTGCAGCAATAAACCTTAG